A stretch of the Desulfobacter sp. genome encodes the following:
- a CDS encoding IS3 family transposase (programmed frameshift), which translates to MEGAHRATGIGASLGGQDSIPDPEVPEKKPRRNFTASYKLRILQEVENCNESGGIGRILRREGLYSSNLADWRKARNKGLLNAMAPRKRGRKSKEKNPLATEVARLQKEKSKLEHKLKQAELIIEAQKKNFSDPGNPTKSGRPQRRRLMNAALTLSHDLGKKPSCEAFGVPRSSFYRFYSPKKQVKSKRGSSPLSLNPDEQQTVLDILHSDTYRDQAPYQVYASLLDKGKYYCSIRTMYRLLHKEHGSVPERRRQVNRPKYKKPELLATGPNQVWSWDITKLKSVTKWTYFYLYVIMDIFSRYVVGWMVAHREQTALAKRLIEKSCENQNILPGQLGLHADRGASMKSKGVAQLLVDLGVTKTHSRPHVSNDNPYSEAQFKTLKYCPKFPNHFGSIEDARTFCQDFFRYYNKEHYHSGIGLVTPEQFHYGIAKEIYGSRCRTLKEAFIKNPIRFKGKIPRPPALPEAAWINKRGRSKFCVS; encoded by the exons ATGGAAGGAGCCCATAGGGCGACTGGAATTGGTGCCTCCTTGGGGGGACAGGATTCAATCCCTGATCCTGAAGTTCCTGAGAAAAAGCCCCGGCGTAATTTCACTGCTTCTTATAAACTGCGTATTCTCCAAGAGGTTGAAAACTGCAATGAATCCGGAGGAATAGGTAGGATACTTCGAAGAGAGGGCCTCTATTCTTCAAATTTAGCCGATTGGCGCAAAGCCCGGAATAAAGGACTTCTCAACGCCATGGCACCTCGAAAGCGAGGGAGGAAATCCAAAGAGAAGAACCCATTGGCAACAGAGGTCGCCAGACTTCAAAAAGAAAAATCTAAATTAGAGCATAAGTTAAAACAGGCGGAACTCATCATTGAAGCCCAAAAAAAAA ATTTCTCAGATCCTGGGAATCCAACAAAATCTGGACGACCTCAAAGGAGACGACTGATGAATGCCGCCCTAACGTTAAGTCACGATCTTGGGAAAAAGCCTTCATGTGAGGCTTTCGGTGTCCCTCGCTCATCTTTTTATAGGTTTTATTCTCCGAAAAAACAGGTGAAATCAAAGCGGGGCAGCTCTCCTCTTTCTTTGAATCCTGATGAACAACAAACGGTTTTGGATATTCTTCACTCGGACACGTATCGAGACCAGGCCCCATACCAGGTCTATGCCTCTCTTCTTGATAAAGGAAAATACTATTGCTCCATCAGAACGATGTATCGGCTTCTTCACAAAGAACATGGTTCTGTGCCGGAACGAAGACGGCAGGTAAATCGCCCGAAATATAAAAAACCTGAATTGCTGGCAACCGGACCGAATCAGGTCTGGTCCTGGGATATTACCAAGTTGAAAAGCGTCACAAAATGGACTTATTTCTATCTGTATGTAATCATGGATATTTTCAGCAGGTATGTTGTCGGCTGGATGGTCGCCCATAGGGAACAAACAGCATTGGCCAAAAGGCTTATTGAGAAGTCCTGTGAAAACCAAAATATATTACCCGGTCAGCTTGGACTTCATGCAGATCGGGGAGCCAGTATGAAATCCAAAGGGGTTGCCCAGCTTCTTGTCGATTTAGGGGTAACCAAAACCCACAGCAGACCGCACGTCAGCAATGATAACCCTTACTCTGAAGCTCAATTTAAAACATTGAAATATTGTCCAAAATTTCCAAATCATTTTGGTTCGATTGAGGATGCAAGAACCTTTTGCCAGGATTTTTTTAGATATTACAACAAAGAGCATTACCATTCTGGTATTGGCCTGGTAACCCCGGAACAGTTTCATTATGGCATTGCTAAAGAGATTTATGGGTCTCGCTGTAGAACTTTGAAAGAGGCGTTTATTAAAAACCCAATACGCTTTAAGGGGAAAATCCCTCGGCCACCAGCTTTACCAGAAGCAGCCTGGATCAACAAACGAGGGCGTTCAAAATTCTGTGTCAGTTGA
- a CDS encoding TraB/GumN family protein: MRAKKWAMVLWILFSTLGIVYAGSPVWEVSNGTTRLFIGGTIHVLGQNDYPLPPAFDRAYKNSQTLVFETDIAQTQDPEFAKTLMGQMVYTDNKNLKTLLTPKTFDDLARFAGERGIPMEVLTPFKPGMVMVFLTLAEIERLGVAGIGVDEFYFKKATADQRQMKFLEPPMDQIQFLAKIGEGKENQMIAYILEDIGKLPDLLPIMKKAWRSGNNELMYQQTLAPLKKEYPDLYQTIMVKRNRAWLPVIQKMMTTPEVEFILVGTAHLAGDQGLISLLEKKGYKAINQ; the protein is encoded by the coding sequence ATGAGAGCTAAAAAATGGGCAATGGTTTTATGGATTCTTTTTTCAACCCTGGGTATTGTTTATGCCGGCTCCCCGGTATGGGAGGTTTCCAACGGCACCACCCGCCTTTTTATAGGCGGCACCATCCATGTGCTCGGTCAAAACGATTATCCCCTTCCCCCAGCCTTTGACAGGGCATATAAAAACTCCCAGACCCTGGTTTTTGAAACCGATATTGCCCAGACCCAAGACCCTGAATTTGCCAAGACTCTGATGGGCCAGATGGTCTATACGGACAATAAAAACCTAAAAACCCTGCTGACCCCCAAAACCTTTGACGACCTTGCCCGGTTTGCAGGAGAACGCGGCATCCCCATGGAGGTGCTCACCCCCTTTAAGCCCGGTATGGTCATGGTTTTTCTGACCCTGGCTGAAATAGAACGCTTAGGCGTGGCCGGCATTGGGGTGGATGAATTTTATTTTAAAAAGGCAACGGCAGATCAACGGCAGATGAAATTTCTTGAACCGCCCATGGATCAAATCCAGTTTTTAGCGAAAATCGGTGAAGGAAAAGAAAACCAGATGATTGCCTATATCCTTGAAGATATCGGCAAACTGCCCGACCTGCTGCCCATCATGAAAAAGGCCTGGAGATCAGGAAACAATGAGCTGATGTACCAACAGACCCTGGCCCCCCTGAAAAAGGAATACCCCGACCTCTACCAGACCATCATGGTCAAACGGAACCGGGCCTGGCTGCCTGTGATTCAAAAGATGATGACCACTCCCGAGGTGGAATTTATCCTGGTGGGGACTGCCCATTTGGCAGGAGACCAGGGACTAATATCCCTGCTGGAAAAAAAGGGATACAAGGCAATCAATCAATAG
- a CDS encoding Hsp20/alpha crystallin family protein, whose product MDIKKLAPWNWFKKENEQSRHTVPVKYSNKSSNRYSPESFGGLHNEMDRLFDDFFNGFALSPFRSRSSMREGISGDLLKPSLDLGSTEKEYIVSIEIPGVSKKDVSIELVHDSLIIRGEKKQQKEEKSKNFYRLERSYGSFQRTLSLPEDVNRENIKADFKNGVLNITIPRVAIPENKVKQIEIKRV is encoded by the coding sequence ATGGATATCAAAAAATTGGCGCCATGGAACTGGTTTAAAAAAGAAAACGAGCAAAGTAGACATACCGTTCCAGTAAAATACAGCAACAAATCCAGTAACAGATATTCCCCTGAATCATTCGGAGGTCTGCACAATGAAATGGACCGGCTTTTTGATGATTTTTTCAACGGATTTGCTTTGTCACCTTTCAGATCCCGTTCATCCATGCGTGAAGGGATAAGCGGCGATTTGCTGAAACCCAGTCTTGATCTTGGTTCGACGGAAAAAGAATATATAGTTTCCATTGAAATTCCGGGTGTAAGCAAAAAAGATGTAAGCATCGAACTTGTTCATGATTCCTTGATTATCCGAGGAGAAAAGAAACAACAAAAAGAAGAAAAAAGCAAAAATTTTTACCGGCTTGAAAGGTCTTACGGGTCCTTTCAGCGTACCTTATCATTACCGGAAGATGTCAATAGAGAAAATATCAAAGCTGATTTTAAAAACGGCGTACTGAATATCACTATTCCAAGGGTGGCTATTCCGGAGAACAAGGTGAAACAGATCGAAATTAAACGTGTTTAA
- a CDS encoding amino acid permease: MDTLKKKYGFWTATAMVVGIVIGSGVFFKADDVLTASGGNLPIALLAWLIGGAIMIITSYVFAKIATKIERVNGVVDYFEEAYGKNGGYMVAWFLTFVYYPTLCAVLAWVSANYTLALTGAQSGIWVIAVIYLTLFFLLNILSPVLAGKWQVSTTLIKLIPLAMVAVVGLFSGLSTGLTMENFTTAARQVADTGGGLAVATLSTVFAYEGWVIATSINAELRDAKKTLPKALVMGAFIVVLVYMLYYLGISGVLTNDQVLAAGDNAPVEVLSIIFGRLGSTILTLFVVISCLGTLNGLTMGSVRGMYSIAARKMGPAYALFNKTNAKTNSTVNSALVGYVLSLGWMLVWYGNFNDWWGGFMDISELPIAFLYMIYLALYVWVMKSFKNEGVLARFIAPGLAATGSLYIIWGAIQKDMIIPFVILVFIILAAGFMLKKNKNTI, encoded by the coding sequence ATGGACACATTAAAAAAAAAATATGGATTCTGGACAGCCACGGCCATGGTTGTGGGCATTGTCATCGGTTCAGGCGTCTTTTTCAAGGCAGATGACGTACTGACCGCTTCGGGCGGAAATCTCCCCATTGCCTTGCTGGCATGGCTCATTGGCGGTGCCATCATGATTATCACCTCTTATGTATTTGCAAAAATTGCCACCAAAATAGAACGGGTAAACGGGGTGGTCGATTATTTTGAAGAAGCCTACGGCAAAAACGGGGGGTACATGGTTGCCTGGTTCTTGACCTTTGTATACTATCCCACCCTATGTGCTGTGCTGGCATGGGTCTCAGCCAACTACACCCTGGCCTTAACAGGTGCACAATCGGGCATTTGGGTCATTGCCGTGATCTATCTGACCCTGTTTTTCCTGCTCAATATCCTCTCCCCTGTACTGGCCGGAAAATGGCAGGTATCAACCACACTTATAAAACTGATTCCCCTGGCCATGGTGGCGGTTGTCGGACTTTTTTCAGGGCTTTCCACAGGACTGACCATGGAAAATTTCACCACAGCCGCACGCCAAGTGGCAGATACGGGCGGAGGCCTTGCCGTGGCCACCTTGTCCACGGTATTTGCCTACGAAGGCTGGGTGATTGCCACCTCCATCAATGCAGAGCTTCGGGATGCAAAAAAGACCCTACCCAAGGCCCTTGTCATGGGGGCTTTTATTGTTGTTCTGGTCTATATGCTCTACTACCTCGGCATTTCAGGGGTGCTCACCAACGATCAGGTCCTGGCCGCCGGCGACAATGCCCCGGTTGAGGTATTGTCCATCATCTTTGGACGGCTGGGCAGTACGATTTTGACCCTCTTTGTTGTGATTTCCTGCCTGGGCACCTTGAACGGACTGACCATGGGCTCTGTCCGGGGCATGTATTCAATTGCCGCCCGAAAAATGGGACCGGCCTACGCCCTGTTTAATAAAACCAATGCCAAAACAAACAGCACTGTTAATTCCGCCCTTGTGGGATACGTTCTCTCACTGGGCTGGATGCTCGTATGGTACGGCAATTTCAACGACTGGTGGGGCGGATTCATGGACATCTCAGAACTGCCCATTGCATTTTTGTACATGATCTATCTTGCCTTGTACGTGTGGGTGATGAAATCCTTTAAGAATGAAGGGGTATTAGCCAGATTTATTGCCCCCGGCCTTGCCGCAACCGGCTCCTTGTACATCATCTGGGGGGCAATTCAAAAAGACATGATCATCCCCTTTGTGATTTTGGTATTCATCATTCTGGCCGCAGGGTTTATGTTGAAAAAAAACAAAAACACCATCTAA
- a CDS encoding IS256 family transposase, whose translation MTEENTEFDFQKALKGIQEGKPFTGKGGVLTSLIKNLAEAALEGELESHLGQEVSANRRNGKSKKTIKSLDGKFELETPRDRAGTFSPQIVKKHQTTLSDEIERKIIALYGLGMSYNDMASHLQEIYGLEISNATLSTITDKIIHTVKEWQARPLENVYPIVWLDAIHYKVRENGKVGSKAVYTILGVNIEGRKEVLGLYISENEGANFWLQVLTDLSNRGVKDILIACVDGLKGFPEAIETIFPDTEVQLCVVHQIRNSLKYVGSKNKKEFMADLKRVYKAVNKDLAEEELDILENKWNDKYPIVIKSWRNNWERLSHFFKYPEEIRRIIYTTNTIEAVHRQFRKLTKTEGSFPNQDSLLKLLYTGIQNASKKWTMPIQNWSLTISQLAIFFEGRLDKELGI comes from the coding sequence ATGACCGAAGAAAACACCGAATTTGATTTTCAAAAAGCCCTTAAAGGCATCCAGGAAGGTAAACCCTTCACAGGTAAGGGCGGCGTCCTTACATCATTAATCAAAAATCTTGCTGAAGCTGCTCTTGAAGGAGAGTTGGAGTCCCATCTCGGGCAGGAAGTTTCTGCCAACCGCCGTAATGGAAAAAGCAAAAAGACCATTAAATCCCTGGATGGTAAATTTGAGCTGGAAACCCCGCGTGACAGGGCCGGAACCTTCTCTCCACAGATCGTCAAAAAACATCAGACAACGCTCAGCGATGAAATTGAAAGAAAGATAATAGCCCTTTACGGCCTGGGCATGAGTTATAATGATATGGCTTCCCATTTACAGGAAATCTATGGACTTGAGATTTCAAATGCCACTCTGAGCACCATTACCGATAAAATCATCCATACCGTCAAAGAATGGCAGGCCAGGCCGTTGGAAAATGTGTACCCAATCGTATGGCTTGATGCCATACATTATAAAGTACGAGAAAACGGAAAGGTCGGCAGCAAAGCCGTTTACACAATTCTTGGGGTGAATATCGAGGGCCGCAAAGAGGTTCTTGGGCTGTACATATCCGAGAATGAGGGTGCGAACTTCTGGCTGCAGGTGTTAACAGACCTTTCAAACCGAGGGGTAAAAGATATCCTGATTGCCTGTGTTGATGGTCTAAAAGGTTTTCCCGAGGCCATTGAGACCATATTCCCGGACACAGAAGTTCAACTCTGCGTAGTCCACCAGATCCGAAATTCATTGAAATACGTTGGTTCCAAAAATAAAAAGGAATTTATGGCAGATCTAAAACGTGTTTATAAAGCGGTCAATAAGGATCTGGCCGAAGAAGAACTGGATATCTTGGAAAATAAATGGAATGACAAATACCCGATTGTGATAAAATCCTGGCGGAACAACTGGGAACGCCTCAGTCATTTCTTTAAATATCCAGAAGAGATTCGACGGATAATATACACCACAAATACCATTGAGGCTGTGCATCGACAGTTTCGAAAACTGACCAAAACAGAGGGATCATTCCCGAACCAGGACAGCCTGTTAAAGCTGCTTTACACGGGGATCCAGAACGCCAGTAAAAAATGGACAATGCCGATTCAAAATTGGTCACTGACAATTTCCCAGTTGGCAATTTTCTTTGAAGGCCGGCTGGATAAAGAGCTGGGAATTTGA
- a CDS encoding Hsp20/alpha crystallin family protein — MDKKQEIAKQEEKNVEKTREMYEATPAVDIYENEDEILLHADMPGVVKEDISVDIDNGTLSISGVRTLKTEGSATYEEFSNVEYVRSFSVPQTIDVEKVEAELKDGVLRLHLPKSEAAKPRQIEIKTA, encoded by the coding sequence ATGGATAAGAAACAAGAAATTGCAAAACAAGAAGAAAAAAATGTCGAGAAAACACGTGAAATGTATGAAGCAACCCCAGCGGTAGACATTTATGAAAATGAGGATGAAATCCTCCTCCACGCTGACATGCCTGGAGTGGTCAAAGAAGATATTTCAGTTGATATTGATAACGGCACATTATCAATATCAGGTGTCAGAACGCTTAAGACTGAAGGTTCTGCAACATATGAAGAGTTCTCAAATGTAGAATATGTCAGAAGCTTCTCAGTTCCCCAGACCATTGATGTTGAAAAAGTTGAGGCTGAGTTGAAAGATGGTGTGTTAAGACTGCACCTGCCTAAATCTGAAGCGGCCAAGCCCCGACAGATAGAGATTAAAACAGCATAA
- a CDS encoding mechanosensitive ion channel, with protein sequence MTIGLQDSITTITIYVIWLFGILVSLHVFGLNTASLAVAFGALGIGLGFGLGNIFNNFISGIILLFERPIQVGDSIEMNGIWAEVKKINVRSTVVQTYDNASLIIPNADLISNQVTNWSFKDKRIRRNISVGVAYGSDIELVRETLLEISKNTKKVLRNPKPDVVFRDFGDSALIFQLRVWTDIDHMLIVETDIRFKIDKLFKERKIEISFPQRDIHIRSIEGLSKKDASEISNSEGSIVENEE encoded by the coding sequence ATGACAATTGGACTACAGGATTCCATTACAACGATTACAATTTATGTTATCTGGTTATTTGGTATTCTGGTATCATTGCACGTGTTTGGTCTGAATACAGCCTCTCTTGCTGTCGCTTTTGGAGCCCTGGGCATAGGGCTTGGCTTTGGACTTGGGAATATTTTTAACAATTTTATTTCAGGGATCATCCTTCTTTTCGAAAGACCCATTCAAGTTGGCGACAGTATAGAGATGAATGGTATCTGGGCTGAGGTAAAAAAAATAAATGTTAGATCCACTGTTGTCCAGACATATGATAATGCGTCGTTGATTATTCCGAATGCAGATCTGATAAGTAATCAAGTGACAAATTGGAGTTTCAAGGATAAACGGATACGCCGTAATATAAGTGTAGGTGTTGCATATGGTTCTGACATAGAGCTTGTAAGGGAGACGCTTCTCGAAATTTCTAAAAATACAAAAAAAGTATTACGTAATCCAAAACCGGACGTGGTTTTCAGGGACTTTGGTGATAGTGCGTTAATCTTTCAGCTGCGTGTTTGGACAGATATAGACCATATGCTCATAGTGGAAACAGATATTAGATTTAAAATTGATAAACTGTTTAAAGAACGCAAAATTGAAATTTCTTTTCCACAAAGAGATATTCACATTCGTTCAATTGAAGGATTATCAAAAAAAGATGCCAGCGAAATTAGTAACTCTGAAGGCTCAATAGTAGAGAATGAAGAATGA
- a CDS encoding ISAs1 family transposase — MNEKKSLETFFDNIQDPRHHNKLHNLIDVVIIAICAVVAGADTYEQIENFGKKRKRWLSKFLSLPHGIPSHDTFGRIFERMNPNEFQSSFMHWVQSVAKMTKGQVIAIDGKTLRRSHDTSNDKKAIHMISAWASSNKMVLGQLKTEEKSNEITRAFRYADTLIYVFFRCVLNENSFFPIL; from the coding sequence ATGAACGAAAAAAAATCTCTTGAAACTTTTTTTGACAATATTCAGGACCCCAGACACCACAATAAGCTTCATAATTTAATTGATGTCGTCATCATCGCAATTTGTGCGGTAGTTGCTGGCGCAGACACTTATGAGCAAATTGAAAACTTTGGCAAAAAGAGAAAAAGGTGGTTGTCAAAATTTCTAAGCCTTCCCCATGGGATACCCTCCCATGACACCTTTGGCAGAATTTTTGAAAGGATGAACCCGAATGAATTTCAGAGCAGTTTTATGCACTGGGTTCAGTCGGTTGCAAAGATGACCAAAGGTCAAGTCATTGCAATCGACGGCAAAACTCTAAGGCGTTCACACGATACCTCCAATGATAAGAAAGCCATTCATATGATCAGTGCGTGGGCTTCGTCTAATAAAATGGTTTTAGGGCAATTAAAAACCGAAGAAAAATCAAATGAAATTACAAGGGCGTTCAGATACGCAGATACTTTAATTTATGTCTTTTTCCGATGTGTTCTTAATGAAAATAGTTTTTTCCCGATTCTATAA
- a CDS encoding IS6 family transposase — MKNENPFKWRHYEKEIILLNVRWYLRYQLSYRNLEEMMQERGLSVDHSTIYRWVQRYAPEMEKRSRKYLRQSNDSYRIDETYIKVRGKMKYLYRAVDSRGNTIDFLLRSRRNMESAKRFFKKMLRASNSSRPRVLSVDGNPAYPPAVKALKEKKLLNKDCILRQNKYLNNIIEQDHRFIKKLVRAGMGFKTFHSAWRTLKGYEIMNMIRKGQVKNIRKGEILKQKEFVENLFSYAA, encoded by the coding sequence ATGAAAAATGAAAACCCTTTCAAGTGGCGTCATTATGAAAAAGAAATCATCCTGTTGAATGTTCGCTGGTATCTGAGATATCAACTGAGTTACAGGAATCTGGAAGAGATGATGCAAGAACGGGGCTTGTCTGTGGATCACAGTACCATTTACCGATGGGTTCAGCGCTATGCTCCTGAAATGGAAAAGCGAAGCAGGAAGTATCTGCGGCAATCAAATGATTCTTACCGTATTGATGAAACATATATCAAGGTGCGGGGGAAAATGAAGTATCTTTACCGAGCGGTCGATTCCCGTGGAAATACCATCGATTTTCTTCTTCGCAGCAGACGTAATATGGAATCTGCCAAACGATTTTTTAAAAAGATGCTGCGAGCTTCCAATAGCTCCAGACCTCGGGTTCTGAGTGTTGACGGAAATCCTGCATATCCTCCGGCAGTAAAGGCTTTGAAAGAAAAAAAGCTTCTGAATAAGGACTGTATCCTAAGACAGAATAAATATCTGAACAATATTATTGAGCAAGACCACCGGTTTATCAAAAAGCTTGTCAGAGCTGGTATGGGGTTCAAGACATTTCATTCTGCCTGGCGGACGCTAAAAGGCTATGAAATTATGAACATGATCAGAAAAGGACAAGTTAAAAATATCAGGAAGGGAGAAATTTTAAAGCAGAAAGAATTCGTCGAAAATCTGTTTTCTTATGCTGCGTAA
- a CDS encoding Hsp20/alpha crystallin family protein produces MFTRISDIDRLFGTMNLLQRKLDNLYGDYERPSGYRWELESAAPRTNLYEHGDNFEIRAEVPGLEKDDLNVKIQGNYLEISGERGSDAPEGYKTHKTERGTGSFSRSFTLPADVDSTKVEATLKNGVLYLTLPKHEAAKPKKISIS; encoded by the coding sequence ATGTTTACAAGAATTAGTGATATCGACAGATTGTTCGGGACCATGAATCTTCTTCAAAGGAAGTTGGACAATCTTTACGGGGACTACGAAAGACCATCTGGTTATAGATGGGAATTAGAATCAGCCGCTCCCAGGACAAATCTGTATGAACACGGTGACAATTTTGAAATCAGAGCCGAAGTTCCCGGGCTTGAAAAGGATGACTTGAATGTAAAGATCCAGGGGAACTATCTTGAAATCAGCGGTGAAAGGGGATCAGATGCGCCTGAGGGGTATAAAACCCATAAAACTGAAAGAGGGACCGGATCTTTTTCCAGAAGTTTTACCCTGCCTGCAGATGTTGACTCAACAAAAGTTGAAGCCACGCTTAAAAACGGGGTGCTTTACCTTACACTTCCCAAGCATGAGGCAGCAAAACCCAAGAAAATAAGTATCAGTTAA
- a CDS encoding IS256 family transposase produces MTEENTEFDFQKALKGIQEGKPFTGKGGVLTSLIKNLAEAALEGELESHLGQEVSANRRNGKSKKTIKSLDGKFELKTPRDRAGTFSPQIVKKHQTTLSDEIERKIIALYGLGMSYNDMASHLQEIYGLEISNATLSTITDKIIHTVKEWQARPLENVYPIVWLDAIHYKVRENGKVGSKAVYTILGVNIEGRKEVLGLYISENEGANFWLQVLTDLSNRGVKDILIACVDGLKGFPEAIETIFPDTEVQLCVVHQIRNSLKYVGSKNKKEFMADLKRVYKAVNKDLAEEELDILENKWNDKYPIVIKSWRNNWERLSHFFKYPEEIRRIIYTTNTIEAVHRQFRKLTKTKGSFPNQDSLLKLLYMGIQNASKKWTIPIQNWSLTISQLAIFFEGRLDKELGI; encoded by the coding sequence ATGACCGAAGAAAACACCGAATTTGATTTTCAAAAAGCCCTTAAAGGCATCCAGGAAGGTAAACCCTTCACAGGTAAGGGCGGCGTCCTTACATCATTAATCAAAAATCTTGCTGAAGCTGCTCTTGAAGGAGAGTTGGAGTCCCATCTCGGGCAGGAAGTTTCTGCCAACCGCCGTAATGGAAAAAGCAAAAAGACCATTAAATCCCTGGATGGTAAATTTGAGCTAAAAACCCCGCGTGACAGGGCCGGAACCTTCTCTCCACAGATCGTCAAAAAACATCAGACAACGCTCAGCGATGAAATTGAAAGAAAGATAATAGCCCTTTACGGCCTGGGCATGAGTTATAATGATATGGCTTCCCATTTACAGGAAATCTATGGACTTGAGATTTCAAATGCCACTCTGAGCACCATTACCGATAAAATCATCCATACCGTCAAAGAATGGCAGGCCAGGCCGTTGGAAAATGTGTACCCAATCGTATGGCTTGATGCCATACATTATAAAGTACGAGAAAACGGAAAGGTCGGCAGCAAGGCCGTTTACACAATTCTTGGGGTGAATATCGAGGGCCGCAAAGAGGTTCTTGGGCTGTACATATCCGAGAATGAGGGTGCGAACTTCTGGCTGCAGGTGTTAACAGACCTTTCAAACCGAGGGGTAAAAGATATCCTGATTGCCTGTGTTGATGGTCTAAAAGGTTTTCCCGAGGCCATTGAGACCATATTCCCGGACACAGAAGTTCAACTCTGCGTAGTCCACCAGATCCGAAATTCATTGAAATACGTTGGTTCCAAAAATAAAAAGGAATTTATGGCAGATCTAAAACGTGTTTATAAAGCGGTCAATAAGGATCTGGCCGAAGAAGAACTGGATATCTTGGAAAATAAATGGAATGACAAATACCCGATTGTGATAAAATCCTGGCGGAACAACTGGGAACGCCTCAGTCATTTCTTTAAATATCCAGAAGAGATTCGACGGATAATATACACCACAAATACCATTGAGGCTGTGCATCGACAGTTTCGAAAACTGACCAAAACAAAGGGATCATTCCCGAACCAGGACAGCCTGTTAAAGCTGCTTTACATGGGGATCCAGAACGCCAGTAAAAAATGGACAATACCGATTCAAAATTGGTCACTGACAATTTCCCAGTTGGCAATTTTCTTTGAAGGCCGGCTGGATAAAGAGCTGGGAATTTGA